The genomic stretch CGAGACCCCACCAGGACACTTGTCCAGGTGGGACAGCAGCCCTTCCAAATGACCGCACCGTGCCTGGAAAGAACCCTTTCTACTTTCTGGAAACCTTGAACTTGCCCTCAAGACACTCCAGATCCCAACACAtcctttttctttatccacttaCACACCCACCAGTTCGTTGTCGCGCATGCCCCGTATAtgaagcacctgctgtgtgccagacctGGGCCAGTTCCCTTCACCTAAACCTCATGGAAACCCCAGAGGGGGCTGGGCCAGCACCCTGTTTACAGCCTTaggggttttttctttcttttttttttttggctgcactgtgcagcttgtaggatttcagttccccgaccaggaattgaacccgggccacggcagtgaaagcaccgaatcctaaccactaggccaccagggaactcccagtctTAGGGGTCGTGTGGTGCCCGTGGCCGTGTGACCACCCATGTCAGGCTGGGATTCAGATCTGGGGTGCATGACACCCACACTCTTTGTTGGCCCTGCTGGATTCTTACAATGCAAACTGTGCAAGTGTTGCCACGGGGATACGTAAATAAGTCTAGAAGTAGCTGTTACCTTCTCAAATGATTTCAGCGCATAAATGGTGCACCAGTGCGCTCTTATGAAACTCCTCCACTTGCACCGAGGACAGAATTCGACATCTCTAAGCTGACCTATGGTCCCCCCCTCCACTTTTCTCTCTGCATCCCACCTCTGCAGCCTCATCCTGGACTCCCTCCTCCTTGCTCACCTCACTCCACACCCTCTGCCAAGACTCTTCCCagcacagggcctttgcacatgctgtgcctTCCACCCAGACTGCTCTGCCCTCCACTCTGTGTTTGACCAACCCCTGCTCCTCCTTCACGTCCAGAATTGTGTCAGCTGGTCCAGCAGGCTCTCCAGCCCTGTCGTGCTGTGCTCCTCCTCCCCGGCTCCTACCACTGTTTCAGAGGCAATTacagtttggggggggggggcggggatcGTTTGTTgtatgtctgtctcccccaccagaGCTCAAGCTTCTCAAGGCAGGGGTTTGTCACCATGCCTGTCACCCACCAGTGACAGAGCAcacgctcaataaatatttgctgaactgaTCCAAGCGGTTCGGTCTGAGGGCAAAAAAGTCATTTGAGTCATAAAATCAAATTCTGACTCATCCACCCTGGCCTCCTTCCCCAGGCCCCATGAGCCCTGGAACGCCATCAGCGAACACACACCGCACACCACTGCTGAGACTGGGAGACCCGGATGACAACGATGTGAATAGAAGGCAGGGCCCACGGCCCATTTCACAAGGGCCACCCAGGTTTGAAACGCTGGGGGATGATTTTTAGAGTTAAGTGATTTGTGTATATGGTGTCTTTTTCAGAGAGAGGCTGAAGTTTGGAAATCTCAAGTTCAGGTGAAGCCGGTACACAGGGAGTTGGATCTCCCACGGGACAGGAAGTGAGTCACATCGCGAGGGTCTGTGCCTCACCTCGCCTCGCCCCACCAGTGTCCTGGGGTCCAAGATGCCCCAGTAAGGGTTCTTGCCTCTGAGACTTGAAAgcatgttttggttttcttgggTTCTTGAGAAAGGATCTCTTCTTTGGAGGAAGACATCCTAAAGCAGTGAGACTTCGACAGTCAATTTGACTGCTCCTGGGAGCAGACCCTTTTGAAAAGTGGAAGGGCGGGTGGTGAGGATGATTGGTAAGGTATcactctcccctctccacccccagcaTGATTTATCTGCACCTGCTTTGCTCCCACTCATCGAGTTCTTCCTTCACATGTACCTATTATTGAATCTGGTTTTCTGCTAGCCTTCCGAGGTCCTGAGGGCAACACTGCTGCACTGGCCATCTCAGGAGGGCACCCCTCACCTATCACCCactccacacacaccccaaaaccgTCTCCTTCATCCAAGATGGATGTTGACATCTCCAACTGCATCTTCACGACAGCAACTACTCAGATTAAAACTGAGAGATTCGGCACGAtccaaatgtataaaaatatttggatatttgactgaattcaattttcttccaacttttgctttctgaaaacTTTCAGAATGCTGCATATAAAATTCAGCCAGTTTCACCATCCCAGGAAAAGGGGCCCAAGAAATGTGTGTATTAAAAAGACAGTGTTTCCTATCTCCAAGAGAAATGAGGATGATTTAATACTGCATGAGACCTTGGTCTCTGAGCCACAGACTGACTTTTGTGTTTGCATATCTCTGAGAGCAGATAATGCCAAACCATTCACAGAGGGACACACAGCCAAGAGTCTAAGAGATGCCCCAAGAAGGACTGTTTAACTCGTCCCAACAAATAAtcctataatatattttaaaacacttaggCATAAGTCCTGTGTATGAAGTTGTTATggttacagaaggaaaaaataaatatttgtgcacaCAGACATAACATGAAGTCCTTCTACAGTGAAAACAATCTCCTCTGGAAAGATCTTTGAAAGTCAGAGATGGAGCCTGGAGTAGAGGGAGCTagtgatggggtggggggcagccttTAAATGCTCCTCTTGGCATGCGCATTGTCCATGAGCCTCGTTTAATAACATAAAacgagggggctgggggagagaggtGAACAGACACAAAACCCAAGAGCactgttatttgtttattttctacttgTGATGTCATAAGCAGGAgttttgcctgtgttctagtttatctccaataaataaataactatgtaCAAATGTGCTGAGTTTACAGAATGGTAAAGGAAAACCTTTGCATTACAAAAGATACATTTACATGATACACATTTTTCCATACACAGAAGCATGAAGCATTTCATTCCTAGCTTACTTGAACCAAAGACCCTGTGTGGCAATGTCTAAAGGTGTGTACCTAGGCTTTTCTACCAGAAAGCAAAGCTATAAAAGGAAAATTCCTCAGTTTCTTGAGAATATAGGGCCTGACTTGGCCTGCTACTTATTACTCATCCATATTTAATCTATTCCAGAATGTTGGAAGCTGTCTGGAACAGCTCTCCTCAAATATACGAAGCAGACAACCCCCTGCTGATCtcgttaaaatgcagattcttgtgCAGTAGGTGGGACGGAGCCTGagtgtctgcatttctaaccagctggCAGGGGCAGCTCCAGCCTCTTGTCCCGGGACCACATTCCAAATGGCTGGGCTTAGAAGGCCCCTCCGGACTGGGAGAACTTCTCGAGGGCCTGATCAAGGTGAGGCCCTAATTGGCCATGCTCCAGGCTGCATCCCCAAACTCCCAAATTCAAGAAACCAGTAGAGCTGGTTTTATTTGGGCCTACAAATGACAAGAACAGTGAGAGTCCAAATGGTCATTGGCATGAATCCTGCAGCTCAAAACTTTCTTACACTGTCTCCTGGGAGGTGCTTCCATCTTCTCTCAGTTTAGAGCAACCATGTGAACAAAGATTTTCAACATTGTcaaaaataactaataataataataataataggaataataataataggaaaagACACTGCATCAGAAGCTTAACAACAAGGACTACTTTTCAGtccaaatcaaaacaacaacaacaataaaacggaggttctttgtttaaaaataaaaatgaaaatctccTTGCATTGAATTCCTGTGGTAGTCCAGCAACATTAGTCTAACAAATACCCTTCACATCTTAACCTTCGTTAAAATGATATTGCTCTGGAAGCCTGAAATTTCAGGATAAATTAGCAAATCTGCTGAAAGAACAAATTCCCAACCATTCTTAtttctagtgtttttgtttctgtttcacataACAGTTCTGCCCAGGCAGACAGCTAAGGGCAGAAGTAGGGTCCAATACAGGTAGGGTGGCTCAGGTGGGTTGGCCGAGTTCCTGGGAGGGATCAATTGGGAGAAACGAAAGGGCTGAAATGCGGCTTGGCTTCATAAATGCGAGAGGGCTGGAAAAGATAGTATAAGGGCCCCATGACAAGGGGAGCACATAAATATATagacagggaaggggagagaggggaagggagaaaggagggagggatacaAAGTGGGTGTCGGAGACACAAGGGTAGGGAAAGAAgccaaagaacaaaaaatacttaaaaaataaatatcttggTCATTATCTATGACTCAATTACACTTCGCTTAGTCCACTGGGATGAAGTCTGCCCCAAGGCTGCCAACCAAGAACACTCACCCCTTGGTGAGGGCATCGGACACTTTGCAATCTTGTCACTATAAAACTGCCATCTCTGCCCACTTGTCCGATGACACCATGGAAATGGCTGGGGCCATACTTCTTCCAACGCGCCCCCACCCCCATAGCCAAGTGTAGAAGCAGCGAAAGAACAGGAGCGAGCGTCTTCTCCAGTTCTGACGCCAGCTAAGGTGCTTTGGGGTAGTGGGAGAGACAGGCTGGAGAGGGGAGGAGCAATGAGTcccaggagggagagaaaggccaCCCAACACCTGGGCCAGGGAGGGAGGTCCCTCAGAGTTTCTGAGGCGTCCGCTCGGTCTTCACGTGCTGCAGTACCACCTCCTTGGCGGGGACCCCGCACTTGTACTCCAGCTCCGCCCGCGAGGTGACTTGCTTCTTGCGCAGGTGGCAGAGGAGCGCCAAAAGCGCCACGACCAGAGACAGGCTCGCAATGGAGATGCCGACGAGCACGCCCGAATGCAGAGGCCCCGCGGGCGGGGGCGAGGGGCGAGGGGTGGCGCCGGGAGTCGGACTGCCCGGGAGCGCCCCAGAGCCGCCGTCCTCCTCGTCGCCGCCCTGGTCGCCGCCGCTCACTTTGATGGGGTCACAGTCGGTGCCAGTCTGGCCGAAGAGGGCCGTGTCGGGCCCGCAGATGCACTCGTAGGTGCCGGGGAGGTTGTGGCACTTGCCAGGGCAGTAGCCGTTGTTGCACTCGTTGATGTCCGTGCACACGGAGCCCTCGTCCAAGATGTAGCCCTCGGGGCACCGGCAGATCGCCAGGTTGTTGGGGTCGCAGTCGGCCGGGCACGAAGTCTGGTTGCAGAACATCTGGCACCTGTGCGGGGCGTGGGGGATGGGCGCGAAGCCCTCGGCGCAGATGCAGAGGTAGTCAGTTCCGCCCACGGGCTGGCACTGGTACTCGCAGTCGGTGCCGAAGCACGGGTCCACAGGCTCCACGCACTCGCCGTCCACCAGGTCGAAGCCGGGGAAGCAGTGGCACTGGAAGCCGCCCTTCGTGTTGACACAGCTCTGCGGGCACGGGCTGGGCACCTGCATGCAGTCATCCACGTCCTCACACCGGTGCTGGTCCGCAGCCAGCCGGTAGCCCGTCGCGCACATGCACGTGTAGTTGGTGGGCGCGTCGGGGAAGCCGGGGACGCAGAAGTGCTCGCAGAGTTGGTGGCACGGGTGCTCGGCCGGCACCGCACAGGAGCGCCCGTCCGCCTGCAGGGCGGCGTCGGCGGGGCAGAGGCAGCTCGACGCCCCGGCGCTCCCGTTGCACGCGTGCTCGCAGCCGCCGCCCTCCACGCTGCAGGCCCAGGCGCCCGGCGCCTCCCGGCCCCAGCGCGCCTCGGCCTCAGCGGGAGGCACCGCGCACTCCAGCTTCACCCCGAGGGGCATCACGGCGGCCGAGCTGCCCAGCGGCAGCGCCTGGAAGTCCGCGCCGCGGGCCCCGAACGGGGTGCTGTAGGTGACGGAGACGCCGGCGGCCGCCGCGGCGCCGGGCTCCACAACCAGCGGCCGGCAGGAGGCGGCGAAGTTGAACTCGCAGAGGAAGCCGTCGGCCTCCGCGCCGCACGGCAGCTCCTCCCAGGCCGGCTCTCCCGGTGCCGGAGCCCCGGCCGCCGAGACGGCGACGCACAGCGGACCGCAGAGGGGTGTCCCGTCGTCGTGAGGCCGCGCCCACCTGCTGTAGCTGGTGCGGTTGTCGCCCGTAACCCACTGGAAGCCGCGCAAGGGCTCGCGGTGCCCCGGGTCGCCGCAGCCGGGCGGGAGCTGCAGGCCGATCCAGAGCCGCGGGCCATCGCCGCCGTCGCCGCTCAGTAGCAGGGAGATGACATCCGCTGCCACCGAGGAGCGCACAGTCATCAGGTGGCCCCGCAGCTGCTCGCAGACCCGGCTGGCGGCGAGGAAAGTCGCGGGGCCCCGGAAGAGCGCGAAGCAGTCGTGCTCGACGCACTGGCTGCCGAGGGGCTGCGGCTCCGGGGGCGCCGGGAGCCCCAGGCCGGCAGGGGCCAACACGCCGAGGAGCAGGACGCGGAGCATAGTGTCCGCACGCCGCGCGCAGGGGCCCGGCCGGGGCTGAGAGGCGCAGGGCGCCGCCGGCGACAGCCGCTCGCGTCGGTCCCGGACTAGGCGCGTCCGGCTGCGGCGCGCAGCCCCGGCGAGGCAGCCTCTGACAGGCGAGCGGGCCTGGGCCCGAGTTTATAAGTGCGCGGCCCCCCTCCCTGGACGTTcgggaaaaggaaggaagtgcCTGGTGGGAAGGGCTGATGCTGCATTCTCGGATTACTGGGTTCTCCGGACGCCCTGCGCCCGCCCTCGCGCCCGGGATCACCTCGCGGGGATGAGTAAACTCGGCCCCGGCTGGGAGGTCCTCGGGCGGGGCCAGCAGcgcaggctcccgggagggcagCACCTCTGTCAGCGCGGCGACAGGACCCGCCCCACGCGTGCAGCCCTACAAGGGGCTTAACCCGCAGCCCTTAACCTCcggtcctctttcttttccttcatcaaCGTGTTGTTACCACCTATTTCAAGGAAAGGCTGGATTGCGGAGCTCTGGGAAGAGGAGACTGGGCGAGGAGGGCTTGGAATGAGAGGTGGGGACGTAGCGCCCAGGACCTGCAGGCTGCGGTAGGAGTTGCCCGCCACCCAGAAGGGCTGCCTAGGGCGTGGCCTTCCCCAAAAAACAAGAGCGCAGGGCGAGCGAGCCACCCCCGCCCCGGCCAGGGCGCCTAGAGAAGGAGGCGCTTGGAGACAGAGGGCGTGGCTGAGGCGACCACGCGCAAAGGAGGAGGACTGGCCTAACACCCAGTTCCCGAGTGGGGACCCACAAGTCCCTGAGTGCTAGCTGCCACGGCCAGACCTCATCTCATCGCGTGAGAAAATcgtggggacactgtcagggcgtCAAGGTCTTGCCACCCTTCGGAAGTGGTAGCAGGCGAATTCCCGCCGAGCCCTGTAGGGGCGAGCGAGTTTAGCCTGTTTGGTCTGAGTTCTTCCAGCATCTCAGAGGGACTGTGCAACTCGCACCCCCAAAGGGACGCGCGGTGTGCCCTCGCAGGGAGGGTCTGTCTGTTGAGGGTTTTTCCCTTTGGCTGAGCAATCAGATTGACACAGAGGAGCACATAAATGCCACTTGGGCGGCAAAGGACATAGACGAGGGGCTGTCCTGGGCACGCGCGGGGTGGGGAGCGCTGGGAGGAGACTGGAATCTGTCACTTTCGCGACTTTATCCGCTCACTCTCGGATCAGGAATGCGGAGGGGTGGGTCCAAAGCAGAACGGTGAgaggcaaacttttttttttttaacaccctgTGCCATCCTCCGCCGCGGTCACTTACTGCGACGCGCCAGGCGGCGGCGCTGTTGAACTCTAAACGAAACCAAAGACGTTGGTGAACTCGAACTTGGGCTGAAAGGGTTAGGGTGTGGGGACGCAGAAGCCTCTCCCCCGGCAGGACACGCGGACCCCTCGTCCTACCCGAGGATCGGGCCCCCACGTCCAGCAGAGCCCAGGACTTGCGAAAGAACAGGAGAGTGTGGTGTCTTCACCTGCGGAAGACAAGCACCTGCCGGCGGACGGACTGACCGCAGTGACCAAGGGGGCGGCGCGGGGACACTCCGAAAGCGAAAGGGGGGAGGCACTGTGGTCCCCTGCACTCCCTGACGCCTGCCCGCGGGCTCAGAGCCTCCTGAATATCCCGCTGCCCCCCGCGCCCCACAAAGAGGGACACCGAGGTCTGAGGCTCCCCGGAGTGGGATCGACTGCCCCTccgggaggaggaaggaaagacccCCAGATTGGAGAGCCGCGCAGCcccgggtgggggcggggcaggcgcTGGCCTGACATCCCACTGGCTGCAGAGCTGAGTCAGGGGTCACGACTCTGGCCGCCCTGGAGAGGCTGTCTCGGTGCAACGggcctggggcggggcggggcctccaGACACCGGCTGGAACTCGCCCCTACAGAGACCTCAGAGGTGGGCGCGTGAGACGGGAAAGGGGACCGGACCAGCCACACCCTTTGTTCAGCATTTACAAAGGATTTCAGGACTACGGCGGACAAAGCCATAACCTAAGGGCGGGGCCCTCTGAGCCCCTGCCAGCCCTTAAAGGAGTTAAGGGACGTTGAAGCGTCAGGTCTGGCCGTCACCAGGCTGGGTCACTTCACGGATGGGTTCTAGCTGATTCACCCTTAGCCAAAGAGCTTTATCAAGTGTGGCAAGCAGCTTTTTTCTTAAGAGatgtaaaaaataactttctagtTCTAACATGAACGCCTGGTAGACTTGTTAACTCCTAGGTCCCCTGATGAAGACCCTGCTTGGCACTGTTTCTCTCCAGAAACAGTTCCGTCTAGCtctgtgggaagagggaagggagtggCTTCCCGCTGGGAGTACCTGACCCCACTCTCCTGCACCTGTGCTGGAGATTCGAGCTAGATTCTAGCCAGGGCAGTTCCACACGGAAGtcaaataaaaggcatccagattggaaaggaagaaataaaattatctctttaTTCACGATATTGTCTCATTTGTATATGGAAAATCCTAAGAAAACTATTCAAAAACTATAAGAACTAATAAACAATTTCAGCGTTACAGGTtacaaaatcaatacataaaaatcacTTGCATTTTAACAATGCacaaattgaaaatgaaattacaaaacaattccgtttacaatagcattaaaaaagaatgaaatacttaggaataaatttaacagaagTGCAAAATGTATACTCTGAAAACTGCAAACaatgttgaaagaaattttaaaagacctaaataaatgaaaagacatcctatgtttatggattggaagatttaatatggTTAAGGTGGCAAAATTCCCCAAAttcatctacagattcagtgcagtctcTTAAAATATctgctgatttctctacagaaatttTCATGCTGAtcttaaaattcacatggaaattcaagggactctgaataaccaaaataatcttggaaaagagaaacaagacaGAAGGattcacacttcttgatttcaaaatttactacaaagctgcagtaatcaaaacagtgtggttcTGGCATAAGGAAAGACATAAATCAATGGCACAGAActgagagtccaaaaataaaccctttgaagatatacaaatggccaataagcacatgaaaagatgctcaaaaataaaactttttgtatttaattttagtcAATTAATTTCCacaagagtgccaagacaattaaatggaggaaaaaatagtcttttttattctagccatcctagtgagaGTGAACTGGTTTCTCAGtgtggtttgatttacatttgcctggtggctaatgatgttgaacatcttttcatgtgcttattggccatttgtatgtcttctttagttgAATGTCTATTCAGACTCTTTACCTGTGTCTTAATTGGattagttgtctttttattattgactttTTCCAGTGACTCACAGATGCTGGTGCAAGTACACGGCCTATTTTCATCAACCAGGGCTGCAGACCAGCTACTGCAGACCTCGGGGGTCTGAGAACAGGCCTGCAGGATGGTTTGGCAGCTCCCGGGTGAACAGACTGAGAACATCTGGAACTTGGGCAGATGGGCCCCCCGGGGGAGTGAAGGAGTCACAGAGAGCAGCTGTGGGGAGGGAGCTCTGCTCTGGGGTAAGGGGCTGCCAACATTTGAGTTCATCACTCAGAAATCCCACTTCCACCCACAGGCCTGGGGGTGCCTGGGGTTCTGTCTAGCtctgtgggaagagggaagggagtggCTTCCCGCTGGGAGTACCTGACCCCACTCACCTGCACCCAGAGCCAGCCCACCCACCAAAGGAGGGGGAAGCATTCACCCACACCCAAACCAATGGGAATGCTTCTCAGACTGGGAATAATTTTGAAGCCAGATCCCAGAGAAACACTGGCAAAGGCTTCTCTTTAGAGTTTATTCTCCTTTGGATGGGACTTTTGGGACATTTAGCAAGACCCAGCCTTCCAAAGTCCCTTAAAGGACCCCCCAGGAAAGGGGACATACTTATCTCATGTTCCACAGGCAATGAGGAAGGATGCTTCCTCCTTGGAACTGGACGTCACTTTTATGCTCCTGATGGCCAGCTGGCCACTGAAGAATTCGGAGTCAACAGATGCAGGGGAGAATCCTGGCAGCATCGTCCATGGTGCATATTTAAAACTCCAGCTGGTCCTACCACAACCAGGGTAAATACATACTGCTGATAACATGTAAATCCAGAACTTGAAATAAGCTACAGAGAAACCATGACTCTGTTTTCTCACAGTGTTTGCTCTTCTGCTGTTTTCCTGTGGTCTTGAGCTTGGACATCATTTTCGTATTTTATCCTGTAATCTCAAAGTCGTATTTCATGGGGAGTTAAGCAGTCTCTAAATCAGGGGAAAATAatgattgaaaaaatatatatttggcttCCTGTTTCCCAGAAAGTATTTGCTGCCATTTCCATTTCTGGCCCAGCATCTTTCCAAAGAGTTGAGAATGTCATTTAAATGAGTCAGTCCCCAGAGCTCAGTAGAAGTGACAAAAATGTCGACACCCTGCCCCAGACTGTTAGTGCATCGCCACCTCTGGCCGAGTGAGAGGCAGCTGGGGTCGGaaacaggcagagggagaggaagggatctCAAGCGGCTGCCTTGTCCCTCCAACATGAGGTCCCAGACCAGCATCCTCACCTGGGGGCTGGTTAGAATGCAGCATCTCTGCCCCCACCCTGTGCCTCCCGAATCAGAATCTGCCTTTGACCAGATCCCAGAGACGAGGGGCGCACACACTCCCCCAGCGTGGTTGTGCTGGAAAAGGACCCAGCCGGGCAGCAGAATGGCCTCATTGAGACCTCGCACTGAACCAGCTCCTTCCCTGGCCCCCCATAGAGGTTCACTGACCCGCTCAAGTTTGTGGAAAGGAGCCCTcaagaccagcagcatcagtgtcACGTCTTCTCTCTGTAAACACCATTTGTCACCTTGGACTTGTCAGAAAGGCAGACTCCTGGGCCCAGCCCAGACCTCCTGAAACACAAACTCCAGGGCTTAGACCCAGCCATCTGGGTTTGGGCAAGCTCTCCTGGGAATTCTGATGCACAAGCATGAGAACCACTGGCTCATCATGTAGATGATGTGGCCCCAAGGCTCTGAtcacatcctcatcctcatccttcTCCTGGGCCGTCCACTTTGGGTCCTGGCCCCGCCAACACATCCATGGACCTGCAACCACAGTTCCTGCTTGCAGGGGCACAGCTAACCCAAATCTTATTCTGATGAGgtcatggaaatatatttttaagccaAGCTAAGTGGAATTTGTAGAATTTTGCCACAAAGAAGGTGTAGCAGGCATCATGATCAGCAGGCTGAAAGTCACACATTGGGATAAAAGCAGGAAGGTTGAAGGGATCCAGGATGCTAAGAGCATCAAGAATTCAGAGCCCCAGCCTTGGACCGCCAACTTCTGGACTTCCTGTCA from Balaenoptera acutorostrata chromosome 15, mBalAcu1.1, whole genome shotgun sequence encodes the following:
- the THBD gene encoding thrombomodulin; this encodes MLRVLLLGVLAPAGLGLPAPPEPQPLGSQCVEHDCFALFRGPATFLAASRVCEQLRGHLMTVRSSVAADVISLLLSGDGGDGPRLWIGLQLPPGCGDPGHREPLRGFQWVTGDNRTSYSRWARPHDDGTPLCGPLCVAVSAAGAPAPGEPAWEELPCGAEADGFLCEFNFAASCRPLVVEPGAAAAAGVSVTYSTPFGARGADFQALPLGSSAAVMPLGVKLECAVPPAEAEARWGREAPGAWACSVEGGGCEHACNGSAGASSCLCPADAALQADGRSCAVPAEHPCHQLCEHFCVPGFPDAPTNYTCMCATGYRLAADQHRCEDVDDCMQVPSPCPQSCVNTKGGFQCHCFPGFDLVDGECVEPVDPCFGTDCEYQCQPVGGTDYLCICAEGFAPIPHAPHRCQMFCNQTSCPADCDPNNLAICRCPEGYILDEGSVCTDINECNNGYCPGKCHNLPGTYECICGPDTALFGQTGTDCDPIKVSGGDQGGDEEDGGSGALPGSPTPGATPRPSPPPAGPLHSGVLVGISIASLSLVVALLALLCHLRKKQVTSRAELEYKCGVPAKEVVLQHVKTERTPQKL